A region of the Lachancea thermotolerans CBS 6340 chromosome E complete sequence genome:
AATGCCTATCTTGCTTCAGCAAATGTGTATTTTAAAAGTATAATTTTGTATTTATTGGATTTTAACGACAACGCTAAAATATGACAACTGCGACAAGTGACACACGGCTTACTGTGGGGAAGTACAATACATTTTTACAGCAAAACAGCGCTCGGCCCTCTTTCCGCAACAGTTGCGTATTTGTGCTTGCTACCTATCTTTAAAAATGTGCTTAACTTAATTAGAAGCTCTGGTTAATATACAGACTATGTGGGATCGATGCAGGTTGTACTAGTCACTCATAACAGCGTTAATTTTCCGCAGTAGCTCATCGATTCTATCGAAAAGTGGGTTATAGAGCTCATGAACAACAGGGTGGTGCTTATTTTTCAGCTCGTTGAATGAAATGGTACTATTGATGGTGGTTGCTGAGGTGCCACGTTCTTCGTTTATGCTAGATTCGTTGGAAGATGCTGAGGTGCTTTCACGATGAGAAGAATCGCGAGTGATTGCCTCACTTCTTGTTGCTTTTGGCATAGTaggatcttcttcatcttctgcgTCGTATACGTCATCTTCCTTCATCGAGCTGACTATCTTGGAGATATCCTTAATTGCTCTGGTTGAAGGAATGCCTTCCACAGCGGGCTCGACATCGAAATTTCCGTTGTTGACCTGTGGAGAGTCATTTGTCcactctgaagaagaaggcgagTACTCTCCTATTGTTGAAATCGAATAATTAGAGTTCGACTTAGGCAGATCTTTGCTACCTGCAAAAGGTATCGTGGgtgctttgaaagtttgCTGAAGCCCGTCATCAACAGCTTTAAGTAGCCTGCGTGCATCACGAGCCTGTGGAACAGGCGATAGATGACCCTTCAGTTTCTCAGTGTTGTAGTCGTGTTCTGGTTTATGTTGGTTCTCCGTTTGCATTGTTCTGGTCTTTTTCACGTGAAGCGGCAAGGTACCGCCAGTATTGAATGATACGTCACTGACAACCTCACTGATATCGTCCTCTTCAGGTTCAAGTGTAGCCTTATAAACCTTGTCAAGCGGGGACCCTGAAAGTAGCAACTTTTCAGATTCTAAATTTTCAAGAGGGTCTTTTTCGGGATGTGAATCTTCTGAACTATGACCTTCTTTGTTAGTTTGCTCTGTTTCCTCTTCACCCAAAGCTTCATCGCTTCCGTCTTGGAAATATCGCTCGGCATAGCTCACCACGTCATTAAAACTGACAGACTTGTTCCCTTTAGTGTATGGGGCTGAAGAggcttcatcatcctcCGTATTTGCAGAGTCCCGCTCTTTTCCCTCGTTGCCCTCAGTACTGCCAACGGACCGGCCGGACATATTTTCGTTTTTCCAACAGTTTAATCTAGCTAAGCGCTCTGGAAAGGTTTCCAGGATCTCTGCGGGAGCAAATCCTATTTTCCCATCGTTGCACCTTTTGACTAGCCACCAGTAAGAGTCCTGGTCATTGAGTAGCACGCAGCTCTGATCTTGAAACAACTGGCAATGTGAAGGGTCAGGCCCCTGGAATGGGTAAAGAGCATAAAGTTTGCTTGGGTCTATCTCTTCAGGAGGTGCGAGGGACTGAAATTCGTCTTCATTCATctcgtcatcgtcatcatcatcgtcatccTCTTGAtctgaagttgaagaaTCTAAACCCTCATCATCGCTATGGCTGGCCCTTAGATCTGAAGCTCCAACAAAGTTGGTGctgctttgaagttttgtGCGGCTTGAGCGTGATGTGGTCAGATCATCTTCAGAAGACTGTCCAACGTTTTGTTCAGAGTTGAAAAACTTCATGGGAGAGCTGTTGTTGGCGTCTGAGCTCAAATCTTTAAGCCTAGTTTCTATGTTATCTTCAAACTCTGAGTCCGAGTACTCGTATTCATCGCTGTAATCCTCAGTGCGCTTGTCGGAGCCCCCTATAGGTTCAGGCTTTGGCCGGGAAGCCAATCCGTAGCGGCCAAACTTCTCGCCCACTGAGAAAGTTGCCGATTTGGAGGGAGAAGAATGCTGGTTGTTTGGATTTAGCACAACGCTCCCATTTACGCTTACGCTTTCCTCATCCTCTCGCACTTTCTTAGGCATTGTTTTAACTATGTCGCTATAGTCCTCTACTAGGTCAGGGTCGCAAAGTAGATTTGTGTGCATGGTTGATTCCCGAGAGCTGCCCTGAGCATACTTGCCGTATGCTTCGTCTATGATATCCTGCATCAACCCAGGGCCTCGACAGATCACAAACCTGTTAAACTGTTTTATCTTGACTGGCGCGTTCCTGCACGACAAATAACGTATCAGCAGAAGGAATTTTCATGTCTTCTATTGTCACGTGATTGTTCCACGTTAGGTTCATCTTAAGTACGAAAGTATTCAATGGTAAGCTAGAGATACATGACCTTCGTGGAAGAGTTTTGGTGTTCTTGTGTAATCATCAGCATGGTCTGGTTCTAAACATTTCACGATTTGATACTCAACGCCTTCCATTTTTGGCAAACGCCGTCTCTAgcatgattttgaagattggCGCTCTTTTTCCCTCGTGCCCGGACCATGAAGGCATCCAAGTGCTTTTAAACTGCAGGGTCCGTGAGCGCTAGCATGTTAACATTTTCTGTTGAGTCGTGCTGTCGAATTAAACTTTGCTTCTCTCTGGGTTCGAACAGAAGTAGTTACTATTGACTCTGCCCTTTTTAAATTTCATGACATGCTATAATTGAATATGATAAAATCAACTGGGAATTGGGATGTCGAATAATATAAATTGAAGAGAAACCAGTTCGTGACACCTTGCGAACCAGGGATCGACGACTGCGACTATTTTAGTATAACATTTTCCTCCTAGTCGTTGCAAAACCAACTTCATCACTGAATTATGGCCTTACGTGAAACAAACTTGGATGGCATCTTGCCTCTCCTGGCGAAGGGTAAGGTGAGGGACATTTACGAGGTGGATTCCAAAACGTTACTGTTTGTTGCAACCGATCGTATCTCTGCCTATGATGTCATTATGAAGAACACAATCCCAGACAAAGGTGTTCTTTTGACGAAGCTTTCGGagttttggttttcatACTTGAGTGATGATGTCCGGAACCACCTAGTGGAAATCccagaaaacaaaacgaTATTTGATCTTCTGCCAGCGCAGCTCTCTGAACCCAAATATAAGTCTCAATTGGAAGGCAGGTGTATGCTcattcaaaagttcaaacttATTCCTTTGGAAGTGATCGTGCGTGGATACATTACAGGCTCGGCCTGGAAAGAGTACAAGAAGACGGGCACAGTGCACGGCCTCGAGGCCCCAAGCGGCCTACAAGAATCGGAGGAGTTTCCAACCCCAATCTTCACACCCTCGACCAAAGCTGAACAGGGCGAGCACGACGAAAACATTTCTCCAGCTCAGGCAGCTGCTCTGGTTGGCCAAGATCTGTGCGACAGGGTCGCTTCCTTGGCGATTAAGCTGTATTCTAAGTGCAAAGATTATGCCCGTACTAAAGGCATAATAATTGCCGACACAAAGTTCGAGTTCGGAATAGACGAGTCCACTAACGAGATAATATTAGTTGATGAGGTATTGACACCAGACTCCTCTCGATTCTGGAATGGGCAAAACTATAAGATAGGACAACCCCAAGATTCCTATGACAAACAGTTTCTAAGAAACTGGCTGACAGCCAATAAACTTAATGGCGTTGATGGTGTTTCTATGCCAGAGGACATTGTTAGAAATACAAGATCTAAGTATGTGGAGGCTTATGAGACGCTCACGGGGGAAAACTTTTAGTGTGTGAGTATCAAGTGTTTTGTATGCAGAATATAGAAATGCCTTTTAGCGCTTTGTGCCGGTTCTATACCGGCTATGCACCAGGAAACTCAGTAACTATAAGATTACCTTCCTTTCACACGCCAATGATAGTCAGGTCTATGCAAGTGATTCCTCCCTGCCATTATCTCAGGCGTGCCAGTAACTTTCTTTCCGTTCAAAACTTCCCTCACGCGTTGCTCAACTGCAGCATCAAACTCTTTGCGGTATTGGTACTTAATGACGGCCAATTCTGCTTCGTATTCGCCGGCTTGCCGCTCTAAAATATCACCAATGTTCATTAATTCCTTTTCATAATCCATCAAGttatcttcaaatctttcaagctgAAGGCTTTTTCTGGCAACTCGAAGCTGAGGGTCTTGTAGTAAAGAGTATGTGGAGGCGCGAGTTCGCAGGTTTGGGTCTATGCAGGACTCTATTAGTTTCTGTAGCTCGTCTGAATAGTATTCCGGGATGCGGTCAAAGTTACCCGCTTTGATTTTCCTTTGGAGTTCGCTGTATGTTTTAGCCTGGAATGGGGGCCTCAACGTACACATTTCATAGATCACGCAGCCCAAGGACCAAATATCACTTAGAGGTGAATAAGGCTGGTCCATCAAAACCTCTGGAGACATATAGTATGGCGTCCCCACGTATGTGGTGGCAAACTCTACACTTGCCCCTAGAGCCTTTGCAAGGCCAAAATCTCCCAACTTAACAGAAACTTTGCTATAGTCAAGAGTTTGGGGAGCTGCTAATGGATCTGGAACCCTCTCTGTACTAAGAAATATGTTTCCAGGCTTTAGATCTCTGTGAATAACAATATTAGACCCTTTTACAGGAGGTTTCGTCCTGTCGTAGATTGTTTCGAGCGGTGCAAGATCAGCTCCATAGTGGCAGCGGTACAACGCAATTAGGATCTGCACCATTATACTCCATACTATTTTTTCGGGTATATATTTTCGCTGCTTCTTAAAAAAGCTTATCATTTGCGAAAGATCCCCGTTACTGCAGTATTCCATGTAGAAGTACAGAACGTCCTTGTCTGAGTCCCATTCGTAAAACTCCACGATGTGTTCGTGCTTCAGCTGGCTTAAAATTGCGCATTCTGATATCAATTGTTGGCGCTCCTTAGAATTCATGTGTCCATATTTTATTTCCTTGCGAACCAAAACCTTGTTGGTTGGAAGGTGTATAACCTTACGGACGGAGCCGAACGAGCCCCttccaatttcttcaagaacttgataGCTTCCCGTTCGGGGACCGGTATACTCCCGAAACTCCGGTCTTCTATTGTACATTGGTGGTGTTTCAAAGTCATTCCATAGTGAGCTGTGGGTAGGATACTGTCTGACTACCGATTTCGATTCACCGATCCAACCAGACCAGAGGAGAGGACGTCTGTTTTCAATTAACCCTTTGAGGCATACTCATATAGGTCATTCCATACGCCATAGATTGGAATTTTATGCAGGCACAACAAAACCGCTCTTGTCAACGCGTTTGGGGTTGATTAGGGGCTT
Encoded here:
- the BUD14 gene encoding protein phosphatase regulator BUD14 (weakly similar to uniprot|P27637 Saccharomyces cerevisiae YAR014C BUD14 Protein involved in bud-site selection diploid mutants display a random budding pattern instead of the wild-type bipolar pattern) → MQDIIDEAYGKYAQGSSRESTMHTNLLCDPDLVEDYSDIVKTMPKKVREDEESVSVNGSVVLNPNNQHSSPSKSATFSVGEKFGRYGLASRPKPEPIGGSDKRTEDYSDEYEYSDSEFEDNIETRLKDLSSDANNSSPMKFFNSEQNVGQSSEDDLTTSRSSRTKLQSSTNFVGASDLRASHSDDEGLDSSTSDQEDDDDDDDDEMNEDEFQSLAPPEEIDPSKLYALYPFQGPDPSHCQLFQDQSCVLLNDQDSYWWLVKRCNDGKIGFAPAEILETFPERLARLNCWKNENMSGRSVGSTEGNEGKERDSANTEDDEASSAPYTKGNKSVSFNDVVSYAERYFQDGSDEALGEEETEQTNKEGHSSEDSHPEKDPLENLESEKLLLSGSPLDKVYKATLEPEEDDISEVVSDVSFNTGGTLPLHVKKTRTMQTENQHKPEHDYNTEKLKGHLSPVPQARDARRLLKAVDDGLQQTFKAPTIPFAGSKDLPKSNSNYSISTIGEYSPSSSEWTNDSPQVNNGNFDVEPAVEGIPSTRAIKDISKIVSSMKEDDVYDAEDEEDPTMPKATRSEAITRDSSHRESTSASSNESSINEERGTSATTINSTISFNELKNKHHPVVHELYNPLFDRIDELLRKINAVMSD
- the KIN3 gene encoding serine/threonine protein kinase KIN3 (similar to uniprot|P22209 Saccharomyces cerevisiae YAR018C KIN3 Nonessential protein kinase with unknown cellular role): MYNRRPEFREYTGPRTGSYQVLEEIGRGSFGSVRKVIHLPTNKVLVRKEIKYGHMNSKERQQLISECAILSQLKHEHIVEFYEWDSDKDVLYFYMEYCSNGDLSQMISFFKKQRKYIPEKIVWSIMVQILIALYRCHYGADLAPLETIYDRTKPPVKGSNIVIHRDLKPGNIFLSTERVPDPLAAPQTLDYSKVSVKLGDFGLAKALGASVEFATTYVGTPYYMSPEVLMDQPYSPLSDIWSLGCVIYEMCTLRPPFQAKTYSELQRKIKAGNFDRIPEYYSDELQKLIESCIDPNLRTRASTYSLLQDPQLRVARKSLQLERFEDNLMDYEKELMNIGDILERQAGEYEAELAVIKYQYRKEFDAAVEQRVREVLNGKKVTGTPEIMAGRNHLHRPDYHWRVKGR
- the ADE1 gene encoding phosphoribosylaminoimidazolesuccinocarboxamide synthase (highly similar to uniprot|P27616 Saccharomyces cerevisiae YAR015W ADE1 N-succinyl-5-aminoimidazole-4-carboxamide ribotide (SAICAR) synthetase required for 'de novo' purine nucleotide biosynthesis red pigment accumulates in mutant cells deprived of adenine); protein product: MALRETNLDGILPLLAKGKVRDIYEVDSKTLLFVATDRISAYDVIMKNTIPDKGVLLTKLSEFWFSYLSDDVRNHLVEIPENKTIFDLLPAQLSEPKYKSQLEGRCMLIQKFKLIPLEVIVRGYITGSAWKEYKKTGTVHGLEAPSGLQESEEFPTPIFTPSTKAEQGEHDENISPAQAAALVGQDLCDRVASLAIKLYSKCKDYARTKGIIIADTKFEFGIDESTNEIILVDEVLTPDSSRFWNGQNYKIGQPQDSYDKQFLRNWLTANKLNGVDGVSMPEDIVRNTRSKYVEAYETLTGENF